The following proteins come from a genomic window of Synechococcus sp. UW69:
- a CDS encoding Re/Si-specific NAD(P)(+) transhydrogenase subunit alpha, protein MPRLLIPVESTPEETRVAATPDTVKKFISLGCNVAVERGAGTASGYLDEAYAEQGADLIHAGDASAWSQADVLLCVQSPSAAGLARLRQGALVVGLLSPYANEDLTAGLQRGGLSAMALELLPRISRAQSADALSSQANIAGYKSVLLASAALDRYFPMLMTAAGTVQPAKVVILGAGVAGLQAVATARRLGAVVYVSDIRPAVKEQVESLGARFIEPPELEDKPAESGGYAKQASDAFLAAQRQQLSDQLAEADVAICTAQVPGRRAPRLISEDMLDRMRPGAVVVDLAVAQGGNCADTVPGQTVDRKGVKLIGGNDLPCSVPNHASALYARNLVALLEPTMKDGVLNLDPEDELIAGCLIAQDGTIRRGDVLTPGAN, encoded by the coding sequence TTGCCCAGACTTCTGATACCGGTGGAGTCGACACCGGAAGAAACCCGGGTTGCGGCAACGCCCGACACGGTCAAAAAATTCATTTCGTTGGGCTGCAATGTGGCAGTCGAACGCGGAGCCGGTACAGCCTCCGGCTACCTCGATGAGGCTTATGCCGAGCAGGGTGCGGATTTGATCCATGCAGGAGATGCATCGGCCTGGAGTCAGGCGGATGTTCTGCTCTGTGTTCAATCGCCGAGCGCAGCCGGCCTAGCCCGCCTTCGCCAGGGAGCGTTGGTGGTTGGTCTGCTCTCCCCCTACGCCAACGAAGACCTAACGGCAGGCCTTCAGCGCGGCGGTCTCTCTGCAATGGCGCTCGAACTGCTGCCGCGGATCAGCCGGGCTCAGTCTGCGGATGCTTTGTCCTCCCAGGCCAACATCGCTGGCTACAAGTCGGTGTTGCTGGCTTCCGCTGCTCTGGATCGTTACTTCCCGATGCTGATGACGGCAGCGGGCACCGTTCAACCTGCAAAGGTTGTGATTCTTGGAGCTGGTGTGGCGGGCCTTCAAGCGGTCGCCACAGCCCGCCGCCTCGGTGCAGTCGTCTATGTCAGTGACATCAGGCCGGCGGTCAAAGAGCAGGTTGAATCGCTCGGCGCCCGTTTCATTGAGCCACCTGAGTTGGAAGACAAGCCGGCTGAATCCGGCGGTTATGCCAAACAGGCCTCCGATGCATTCCTGGCTGCTCAGCGACAGCAGCTGTCTGATCAACTGGCTGAGGCCGATGTGGCCATCTGTACCGCCCAGGTGCCCGGTCGCCGTGCTCCGCGCCTGATCAGTGAAGACATGCTCGATCGGATGCGTCCAGGCGCTGTGGTGGTTGACCTGGCGGTGGCCCAGGGCGGTAACTGCGCCGACACCGTGCCTGGTCAGACCGTGGACCGTAAGGGTGTGAAGCTCATCGGCGGCAATGATCTGCCCTGCAGCGTTCCCAATCACGCCAGTGCGCTCTACGCCCGCAATCTCGTGGCTCTTTTGGAGCCCACCATGAAGGACGGTGTCCTCAACCTCGATCCCGAGGATGAACTGATCGCCGGCTGTTTGATCGCCCAGGACGGCACCATCCGTCGTGGCGACGTCCTTACCCCAGGTGCCAACTGA
- a CDS encoding NAD(P)(+) transhydrogenase (Re/Si-specific) subunit beta yields the protein MSDLLKYAIELVAVLLLALGIKGLSKVRSARGANQLAAVAMGLAVLGLLINYLGTTGISSVAWVWIIAGTLVGGVLGAITAQRVPMTSMPETVALFNGCGGMSSLLVALAAALYPVALDAAGPVAVVSIVVSVFVGAITFTGSIVAMAKLQGWLSTPAWMQSKGRHVVNIALAVASLVGAIEMLRNADSGTGLWLLMAASGLLGIGVTLPIGGADMPVVISLLNSYSGVAAAAAGFVVGSQLLIVAGAMVGAAGLILTQVMCNGMNRSLVSVLFGGALGATTATGGGGEYTNITSCSVEECALTLEAAERVVIVPGYGLAVAQAQHTLREVTRVLESAGIDVAYAIHPVAGRMPGHMNVLLAEADVPYEQLQEMDQINPEFPATDVVLVLGANDVVNPQAKSDPNSPLYGMPVLDVQDARTVFVVKRGMSAGYSGIKNDLFELANTSMLFGDAKKVLGDLLVELKDLGLGKK from the coding sequence ATGTCTGACCTTCTGAAATACGCGATTGAGCTGGTTGCGGTTCTTTTGCTGGCCCTCGGCATCAAGGGGCTCTCCAAGGTGCGTTCAGCCCGGGGTGCCAATCAGCTGGCGGCTGTGGCCATGGGCCTAGCGGTGCTTGGTCTGCTGATCAACTATCTCGGCACCACCGGCATCAGCAGCGTGGCCTGGGTCTGGATCATTGCCGGCACGCTGGTGGGTGGTGTGCTCGGAGCCATCACCGCCCAGCGGGTGCCGATGACCTCGATGCCAGAGACGGTCGCCCTCTTCAACGGCTGCGGAGGCATGTCCTCGTTGCTGGTGGCATTGGCTGCTGCGCTTTATCCGGTGGCCCTTGATGCGGCTGGCCCTGTGGCCGTGGTGTCCATCGTTGTGTCTGTCTTCGTGGGTGCGATCACCTTCACAGGCTCCATCGTGGCCATGGCCAAGTTGCAGGGCTGGCTTTCCACGCCTGCTTGGATGCAAAGCAAGGGCCGGCATGTCGTCAACATCGCGCTGGCGGTGGCATCCCTCGTGGGTGCCATTGAGATGCTGCGTAACGCTGATTCAGGCACGGGCCTCTGGCTTCTGATGGCGGCCTCCGGCCTGCTGGGCATCGGAGTGACGCTGCCAATCGGCGGGGCTGATATGCCCGTGGTGATTTCGCTGCTGAACAGCTATTCGGGTGTGGCTGCGGCCGCCGCCGGTTTCGTGGTGGGAAGCCAGTTGCTGATCGTGGCGGGGGCCATGGTCGGCGCCGCCGGCCTGATCCTCACCCAGGTCATGTGTAACGGCATGAACCGTTCTCTGGTGTCTGTTCTCTTTGGTGGAGCTCTTGGTGCGACCACTGCCACAGGTGGTGGTGGCGAATACACCAACATCACCAGCTGCAGCGTCGAGGAATGCGCCCTCACCCTGGAGGCTGCTGAACGGGTGGTGATAGTTCCTGGTTATGGCTTGGCTGTGGCCCAGGCGCAGCACACGCTGCGGGAAGTGACCCGTGTGCTGGAAAGCGCCGGCATTGATGTGGCCTATGCCATCCACCCTGTGGCTGGTCGCATGCCCGGCCACATGAATGTGCTCCTGGCTGAGGCGGATGTGCCTTACGAGCAGCTCCAGGAGATGGATCAGATCAATCCCGAGTTCCCTGCTACTGATGTGGTGCTGGTGCTGGGCGCGAATGACGTGGTCAACCCCCAGGCCAAGAGTGATCCCAATTCGCCGCTATATGGCATGCCCGTGCTGGATGTGCAGGATGCACGCACGGTTTTCGTGGTGAAACGGGGCATGAGTGCCGGCTACTCCGGCATCAAGAACGATCTGTTCGAGCTCGCTAACACCTCGATGTTGTTTGGGGATGCGAAAAAGGTTCTTGGCGACCTCTTGGTGGAACTCAAAGATCTGGGTCTGGGCAAGAAGTGA
- a CDS encoding 1-deoxy-D-xylulose-5-phosphate reductoisomerase has translation MKAISVLGSTGSIGTQTLQIAEEFPDQFRVVALTAGRNLNLLVQQIQRHRPEVVALADADLLPDLQERLKDSGVAASHTPKLVGGADGLNVAAAWDSADLVVTGIVGCAGLLPTLAAVRAGKDLALANKETLIAAGPVVLPELKKSGSRLLPADSEHSAIFQCLQGTPWAENARLSTGVPTPGLRRIQLTASGGAFRDWKAADLEKATVADATSHPNWSMGRKITVDSASLMNKGLEVIEAHYLFGLDYDHIEIVIHPQSIIHSMIELADSSVLAQLGWPDMKLPILYCLSWPSRLETPWRRLDLTEIGQLTFRAPDPAKYPCMELAYAAGRAGGTMPAVMNAANEEAVAQFLEERIHFLDIPTVIEAACERHKADLMAQPQLDDVLRVDQWARTAVREQVDRGVTRLPVGALAA, from the coding sequence ATGAAAGCCATCAGCGTGCTGGGATCCACGGGCTCCATCGGCACCCAGACCCTTCAGATCGCGGAGGAATTCCCCGATCAGTTCCGGGTTGTGGCACTAACGGCCGGTCGCAACCTGAATCTTCTGGTTCAACAAATCCAGAGGCATCGCCCTGAAGTGGTGGCCCTGGCCGATGCCGATCTGCTGCCGGATCTGCAGGAGCGTCTTAAGGATTCGGGCGTTGCAGCCAGCCATACGCCGAAGCTGGTTGGGGGCGCTGACGGCCTCAATGTCGCTGCCGCATGGGACAGCGCTGACCTCGTGGTGACGGGCATTGTTGGTTGCGCCGGATTGTTACCGACCCTGGCGGCGGTCCGAGCAGGCAAAGACCTGGCCCTGGCCAACAAGGAGACGCTGATTGCTGCCGGACCCGTGGTGTTGCCGGAGTTGAAGAAGAGCGGCAGCAGGCTGCTGCCGGCTGATTCAGAACACTCGGCCATTTTCCAGTGCCTGCAGGGAACCCCCTGGGCTGAAAACGCGCGGCTGTCTACAGGAGTGCCCACACCGGGACTGCGTCGAATTCAGCTAACGGCATCCGGCGGCGCCTTCCGCGACTGGAAGGCCGCTGACCTGGAAAAGGCAACCGTGGCCGATGCCACCAGTCATCCCAACTGGAGCATGGGCCGCAAGATCACGGTGGATTCAGCCTCCTTGATGAACAAAGGCCTGGAGGTGATCGAAGCCCACTATTTGTTCGGCCTGGATTACGACCACATTGAGATCGTGATCCATCCCCAGAGCATCATCCATTCCATGATCGAGCTGGCGGATTCGTCAGTCTTGGCCCAGCTGGGTTGGCCCGACATGAAGCTGCCGATCCTCTATTGCCTGAGCTGGCCGTCTCGCCTGGAGACGCCATGGCGCCGGCTGGATCTCACCGAAATCGGCCAGCTCACCTTCCGCGCACCTGACCCCGCCAAGTACCCCTGCATGGAACTGGCCTATGCCGCCGGTCGCGCTGGTGGCACGATGCCTGCGGTGATGAATGCCGCCAACGAAGAAGCCGTGGCGCAGTTCCTTGAGGAGAGAATTCACTTCTTGGATATCCCAACGGTGATCGAGGCAGCCTGTGAGCGGCATAAAGCCGACTTGATGGCCCAGCCGCAACTGGACGATGTGCTGCGGGTCGATCAGTGGGCCCGAACCGCGGTGCGTGAACAGGTGGATCGGGGTGTGACCCGTTTGCCCGTGGGAGCTCTCGCCGCTTAA
- a CDS encoding sodium-dependent transporter produces the protein MAKEQWRSGLGFVLAAAGSAVGLGNLWGFAYRASQGGGGAFLFLYVVIVLLVCLPVLVAEMVLGRSTGQSPLLAPVTAAGRRWQPMGWLFVLAACGILAFYAVLMGWTGATLVQTLTQGLPADIPSAEAFFAGLSGGRSALIGQLLSLVATAGVVAAGVRGGIERLSRWGLPLLFVLLIGLAVWAAGLEGASEGYRTFLLRWDNSQLRDPTTIRNAFTQAFFSIGTGIGCILAYSAYLSRRAHLPREAVAVVGMDTAVGLLAGMVTFPVVMSFGLQDVISGSTLGTIFIALPTGLGSLGSTGQVVAVLFFALALIAAITSAVSLLEVPVACLIDRLGWSRARAVWVSTALIFVAGLPAATSMEVLGWMDSVFGGLLLILGGLLLALLLGWVLPERFQEELTHSGSPLWLKRFLLVMLRWISPPVIAVGLVISVIDLMSS, from the coding sequence ATGGCGAAGGAACAGTGGCGATCGGGACTGGGCTTTGTCTTGGCGGCTGCGGGTAGTGCCGTTGGGCTGGGCAACCTCTGGGGCTTTGCTTACCGCGCATCTCAGGGGGGTGGCGGGGCCTTCCTGTTCCTGTATGTGGTGATTGTGCTCTTGGTCTGCCTGCCGGTGCTGGTGGCCGAAATGGTGCTGGGTCGCAGCACCGGCCAGAGCCCTCTTCTGGCGCCGGTGACGGCGGCTGGTCGTCGCTGGCAGCCCATGGGCTGGCTGTTCGTGCTGGCTGCCTGTGGAATTCTGGCCTTCTATGCCGTGTTGATGGGCTGGACCGGGGCGACTCTTGTACAGACCCTGACGCAGGGGCTTCCTGCGGATATCCCCTCAGCTGAAGCATTTTTCGCGGGTCTCAGTGGCGGACGTTCCGCCTTGATCGGCCAGCTTCTGAGTCTTGTGGCGACTGCCGGCGTGGTTGCTGCCGGCGTGCGCGGAGGAATCGAGCGTTTGTCCCGCTGGGGCCTGCCACTGCTGTTCGTTCTGCTGATCGGCCTTGCGGTTTGGGCCGCTGGCCTTGAGGGCGCCTCGGAGGGCTACCGGACCTTCCTGCTGCGCTGGGATAACAGCCAGTTGCGTGACCCCACCACGATTCGTAATGCCTTCACGCAGGCCTTCTTCTCGATTGGGACGGGAATCGGTTGCATCCTTGCCTACTCGGCCTATCTGAGCAGGCGTGCCCACCTGCCGCGGGAAGCCGTGGCGGTGGTTGGGATGGACACCGCTGTGGGATTGCTGGCCGGAATGGTCACCTTCCCCGTGGTGATGAGTTTTGGCCTTCAGGATGTGATCAGCGGCTCGACCCTGGGCACGATCTTTATCGCTTTGCCCACTGGCCTGGGGTCGCTTGGCTCCACAGGCCAGGTGGTGGCTGTGCTCTTTTTCGCCTTGGCCCTCATTGCTGCGATCACCTCAGCTGTGTCGCTACTGGAGGTGCCGGTGGCATGTCTGATCGATCGACTGGGTTGGAGTCGAGCTCGGGCCGTCTGGGTGTCCACGGCCTTGATCTTTGTGGCCGGGCTTCCGGCGGCCACCTCGATGGAGGTTCTGGGCTGGATGGACTCCGTGTTTGGCGGTTTATTGCTGATTCTTGGTGGGTTGCTGCTGGCGTTGTTGCTGGGCTGGGTGCTTCCGGAGCGCTTTCAGGAGGAGCTCACCCATTCAGGCAGCCCTCTTTGGTTGAAGCGCTTTCTGCTGGTCATGCTGCGATGGATTTCGCCGCCTGTGATTGCCGTCGGTCTGGTGATCAGCGTGATCGATCTGATGTCTAGTTGA
- a CDS encoding fatty acid desaturase: MAFAATIRPTKTTSERTHKSAAYPTKAELLKTLPPELSKLSPIKAWMSLVMSVGLSSLAVGVGTLIPLSAAATPLWLLYGAVTGTIAMGCWVIAHECGHHAFHPNRRIEGIVGFALHSILLVPYYSWAHSHAVHHAHCNHLEKGETHVPPRATSPLGKTTEQLKQNCIPSSSGLSLSSTISSSAGSSIYFLEQLAGKTTTLLHLIFGMASESPTESAACFLKHSKNGWSVPILACWPWFLS; encoded by the coding sequence TTGGCATTTGCAGCAACGATCAGACCAACAAAAACGACCTCTGAACGCACTCATAAATCAGCCGCCTATCCGACAAAAGCGGAGTTGCTGAAAACCTTGCCACCAGAGCTCTCCAAGTTGAGCCCGATAAAGGCGTGGATGAGTTTGGTGATGTCAGTCGGACTTTCGTCCTTGGCAGTTGGCGTTGGAACGCTCATCCCACTTTCTGCCGCAGCCACACCTTTGTGGCTGCTCTATGGAGCTGTTACCGGCACCATTGCGATGGGCTGCTGGGTCATTGCCCATGAGTGCGGCCATCACGCCTTTCACCCCAATCGTCGGATCGAAGGGATCGTGGGGTTTGCTCTCCATAGCATTCTCCTTGTGCCTTACTACAGCTGGGCCCATAGCCATGCCGTACATCACGCCCACTGCAATCACCTTGAGAAAGGAGAAACCCACGTACCACCAAGGGCAACGTCACCATTAGGAAAAACCACAGAACAGCTGAAGCAAAACTGCATCCCGTCGTCTTCGGGATTATCTCTCTCTTCAACCATCTCGTCATCGGCTGGCAGCTCTATCTATTTTTTGGAGCAACTGGCGGGGAAGACTACGACTCTCCTACATCTCATTTTTGGAATGGCAAGCGAATCACCAACGGAAAGCGCCGCTTGTTTCCTGAAACATTCAAAAAATGGATGGTCCGTTCCAATCTTGGCTTGCTGGCCATGGTTTCTTTCTTGA
- a CDS encoding EF-1 guanine nucleotide exchange domain-containing protein, whose product MGLSAIECPDGLCHSHHGGHAVERETMQSTLQLHGKDWCERLAERIYEISVDTFSQSVMPSLHTAGWQRRHLDWEFKLNDGECEPDRTLVDGMINATESFLRSSEVHRLFIQELVQGTFAEAENDDLRIQAVRTLVETEIVAMLEERREELLDRLAEQMLNSAKGDFKAARSASEEALMEVEHLVVNHAEAL is encoded by the coding sequence ATGGGTCTCAGCGCAATCGAGTGTCCCGACGGCCTCTGTCACAGCCACCACGGCGGCCACGCCGTTGAACGGGAAACCATGCAGTCCACCCTCCAGTTGCACGGCAAGGACTGGTGTGAACGGCTAGCGGAGCGGATTTATGAAATCTCCGTCGACACCTTCTCCCAAAGCGTGATGCCCAGCCTGCACACGGCCGGCTGGCAGCGGCGACACCTCGACTGGGAATTCAAATTGAATGACGGCGAATGCGAGCCCGATCGAACCCTGGTTGACGGGATGATCAACGCCACGGAAAGCTTTCTGCGCAGCAGCGAAGTGCACCGCCTGTTCATCCAGGAACTCGTGCAGGGCACATTTGCAGAAGCGGAGAATGATGACCTGCGCATCCAGGCGGTCCGCACGCTTGTGGAAACCGAAATCGTGGCGATGCTTGAGGAACGCCGGGAAGAGCTGCTGGATCGGCTCGCTGAGCAGATGCTGAACTCAGCGAAGGGGGATTTCAAGGCCGCTCGCTCCGCCTCAGAAGAGGCCTTAATGGAAGTGGAACACTTGGTGGTTAACCACGCTGAAGCGCTCTGA
- a CDS encoding alpha/beta fold hydrolase, giving the protein MGRGVDNPQLRERLGVASFQQRWPWIGGDLQTLRDTLREVDLPHDQGVPIPIPVPALPSGAAAAGALLALLDQPEGEARGLVLLLHGLGGSSSREGLRRMGVALQAAGFAVLRLNLRGADPGRHLAGGTYAARCNSDLLPVIARARALAAGRPLLGAGISLGGTMLLNACLASPGVLDGLFCASSPLDLAACSASIERPRNRIYQRWLLKRLVRQTLADPFGVSSQEESTLLTSPPRSIRAFDSAVTAPRWGFSDVEAYYREASPLQHLLSHGDVMPPTLLLQALDDPWVPASAAMDLAEGLHPEAGIRTLFTRKGGHNGFHGHGGCWGDQLAAAWLGMVARGI; this is encoded by the coding sequence ATGGGCCGCGGCGTGGATAACCCCCAGCTGCGTGAGCGGCTGGGGGTTGCTTCGTTTCAACAGCGCTGGCCGTGGATTGGTGGCGATCTGCAAACCCTGCGAGACACCCTGCGCGAGGTTGATCTTCCCCACGATCAAGGGGTTCCGATTCCAATTCCTGTGCCTGCCTTGCCCAGTGGGGCTGCCGCTGCTGGGGCCTTGTTGGCGCTGCTTGATCAGCCTGAAGGGGAAGCCAGAGGGCTGGTGTTGCTTCTGCACGGGCTGGGGGGATCCAGCTCTCGTGAAGGCCTAAGGCGGATGGGTGTGGCTTTGCAGGCTGCAGGTTTTGCAGTGCTGCGGTTGAATCTGCGCGGTGCTGATCCCGGCCGGCATCTGGCGGGTGGTACCTATGCAGCGCGCTGCAACAGTGACCTGCTGCCGGTAATTGCGCGGGCACGAGCGTTGGCGGCGGGACGCCCGCTGCTGGGGGCAGGCATCTCCTTGGGCGGCACGATGCTTCTCAATGCCTGTCTGGCATCGCCCGGTGTGCTCGATGGCCTTTTTTGTGCAAGCAGTCCGCTTGATCTGGCGGCCTGCAGTGCCTCGATCGAACGGCCGCGCAATCGGATCTATCAACGCTGGCTGCTCAAGCGGTTGGTGCGGCAGACCCTGGCAGATCCCTTTGGGGTGAGCAGCCAGGAGGAGTCCACGCTGCTGACGTCGCCACCACGTTCCATCCGTGCCTTCGACAGCGCCGTGACAGCTCCACGTTGGGGATTCTCGGATGTGGAGGCGTACTACCGCGAGGCCTCACCCCTTCAGCATCTGTTGTCGCATGGTGATGTGATGCCCCCCACGCTGCTGCTGCAGGCACTCGACGACCCCTGGGTTCCCGCTTCAGCTGCCATGGATCTGGCTGAGGGTTTGCATCCCGAGGCTGGTATTCGCACATTGTTCACCCGAAAGGGGGGGCACAACGGATTTCACGGGCATGGCGGCTGCTGGGGTGATCAGTTGGCGGCAGCCTGGCTTGGCATGGTTGCTCGAGGTATTTGA
- a CDS encoding NAD(P) transhydrogenase subunit alpha — protein MFVEFLWVLLLGSLLGLELIGKVPPTLHTPLMSGANAISGITVLAALTAIIKAGDNTVVLLLGSVSLGFALFNVIGGFLVTDRMLAMFSRKPARKENR, from the coding sequence ATGTTTGTTGAATTCCTTTGGGTTCTCCTGCTTGGCAGCCTGCTTGGGCTGGAGCTGATCGGCAAGGTCCCCCCCACCCTTCACACTCCGTTGATGAGTGGTGCCAATGCCATCTCGGGCATCACCGTCCTGGCAGCGCTCACCGCGATCATCAAGGCGGGCGATAACACCGTGGTGTTGCTGCTCGGCTCCGTCTCGCTGGGCTTTGCCCTGTTCAACGTGATCGGGGGCTTCCTCGTGACCGACCGCATGCTGGCCATGTTCAGCCGCAAGCCTGCTCGCAAGGAGAACCGCTGA
- the trxB gene encoding thioredoxin-disulfide reductase, whose amino-acid sequence MVQGGSDHIENLVVVGSGPAGYTAAIYAARANLQPLLITGFQRGGIPGGQLMTTTHVENFPGFPDGVLGPDLMDLMKSQAVRWGTHLLEADADRIDLTSKPYRIEVDGQTIHTHALVIATGASANRLKLPSESAFWSKGISACAICDGATPQFRNEELAVVGGGDSACEEAVYLTKYGSHVHLVVRSDKLRASAAMADRVLANDAITVHWNSEIVDVSGDEWMQSMTLRDRNEGSSQSLAVKGLFYAIGHTPNTDLLQGQLDLDEKGYLKTEVGRPETSLEGVFAAGDVADAEWRQGITAAGSGCKAALAAERWLSHHNLATRVQRQDVEPAVAERPVNVEVTTEATYDPQGLWQKGSFALRKLYHDSTKPLLVIYTSPSCGPCHVLKPQLRRVIEELNGSAQAVVIDIEADQQIAEQAGVNGTPTVQLFHQKAMVKQWRGVKQRSEFKAAIESCLQAAA is encoded by the coding sequence GTGGTTCAAGGCGGTTCGGATCACATCGAAAATCTGGTTGTCGTCGGTTCAGGCCCAGCCGGTTACACGGCGGCCATCTATGCAGCACGCGCCAACCTGCAACCGCTGCTGATCACCGGCTTTCAACGCGGGGGTATCCCCGGCGGACAGTTGATGACCACGACTCATGTCGAGAATTTTCCCGGTTTTCCAGATGGTGTTCTCGGTCCTGACCTGATGGATCTGATGAAGTCCCAGGCTGTTCGTTGGGGCACCCACCTGCTGGAAGCCGATGCCGACAGGATTGATCTGACGTCGAAGCCCTATCGCATTGAGGTCGACGGTCAGACCATCCACACCCATGCCCTGGTGATCGCCACCGGCGCCAGTGCAAACCGTCTCAAACTTCCGTCAGAGAGTGCCTTTTGGAGCAAGGGCATCAGCGCCTGCGCGATCTGTGACGGGGCCACGCCGCAGTTCCGCAACGAAGAGCTTGCCGTGGTCGGCGGCGGAGATTCCGCCTGCGAGGAAGCGGTGTACCTCACCAAATATGGAAGCCACGTCCATTTGGTGGTGCGCTCGGACAAACTCCGTGCCAGCGCAGCCATGGCTGATCGGGTCTTGGCCAATGACGCCATCACCGTGCACTGGAACAGCGAGATCGTTGACGTCAGCGGAGATGAATGGATGCAGTCGATGACCCTGCGGGATCGCAATGAAGGCAGTTCTCAGAGCCTTGCTGTCAAAGGGCTCTTCTATGCGATTGGCCACACCCCCAACACTGATCTGCTTCAGGGGCAACTTGATCTCGATGAGAAGGGTTATCTGAAAACGGAAGTGGGGCGTCCGGAAACGTCCTTGGAGGGCGTCTTCGCTGCCGGCGATGTGGCTGATGCTGAATGGCGTCAGGGCATCACCGCAGCCGGAAGTGGCTGCAAAGCAGCCTTGGCAGCAGAGCGCTGGCTAAGCCATCACAACCTGGCAACCCGTGTGCAACGCCAAGACGTGGAGCCAGCGGTGGCGGAACGTCCGGTCAACGTGGAGGTCACCACAGAAGCGACCTACGACCCTCAAGGGCTGTGGCAGAAGGGAAGCTTTGCCCTGCGCAAGCTTTATCACGACAGCACGAAGCCTCTGCTTGTGATCTATACCTCACCAAGCTGCGGCCCTTGCCACGTGCTGAAGCCTCAGCTGCGACGGGTGATTGAAGAGCTGAATGGATCTGCCCAGGCTGTTGTCATCGACATCGAAGCTGATCAGCAGATCGCTGAACAGGCAGGGGTCAATGGCACACCCACAGTTCAGCTGTTCCACCAGAAAGCGATGGTGAAGCAATGGCGCGGCGTCAAGCAGCGCAGCGAATTCAAGGCTGCGATTGAATCCTGCCTTCAGGCTGCCGCCTGA
- a CDS encoding DEAD/DEAH box helicase has protein sequence MQLLRRRLELQGSSRDLLVFAGPGAGKTLGALLGFRAMRDLGRLNHFVVFCHRTSILNQWKSAAARLGLRLEEWPCTPEQSLGADGLLVTYQGAGRQRDGLRARLEEWGTSACMAIADEAHHLGVNPDEPDATAWGQTFLELTTTVRLRLGLTGTPFRADNLGFCAARRIRVQLDDGGWVEQIRPDLCVEPRDLIAAGDVRPLEFRFQDGWVEHSREGLPDRDVSPLSSEQRESWRARNLRRAIRLADSSSIGQQVLLRAQQKLNQLQERQPQSAGLVIARDINHAEAISRVLIEDGNRVELIHSQSPQATERLNAFQSGSADWLVSIDMCAEGFDAPRLRVVAYLTTVVTRSRFVQGITRAVRMTPELAACEAIPREASFVFAPADPLLMDYARSWSVAEPYVLRPQGQDSQDDLQGVGPWRGPSLPLEAVEDGAGAVIRLKTPELPTFLQR, from the coding sequence ATCCAACTCCTGCGACGCAGGCTTGAGCTTCAGGGCAGCAGCCGCGACCTTCTTGTGTTTGCAGGCCCAGGAGCGGGGAAAACACTGGGTGCTCTGCTGGGATTCCGCGCGATGCGGGATCTAGGCCGGCTGAACCATTTCGTGGTCTTCTGCCACCGCACCTCAATCCTGAATCAATGGAAATCAGCCGCTGCTCGTCTTGGCTTGCGGCTGGAGGAGTGGCCCTGCACGCCGGAACAGAGCCTTGGAGCAGACGGTCTTTTGGTGACGTATCAGGGTGCTGGTCGTCAACGCGACGGGCTGCGAGCACGTCTTGAGGAATGGGGCACAAGCGCCTGCATGGCGATCGCCGATGAGGCACACCATCTCGGCGTCAATCCCGACGAACCGGACGCAACAGCCTGGGGTCAGACCTTTCTGGAGCTGACCACCACCGTCCGCCTGCGTCTGGGACTCACAGGAACCCCCTTTCGTGCCGACAACCTGGGGTTCTGCGCCGCCCGTCGAATCCGGGTTCAACTGGACGACGGTGGCTGGGTCGAGCAGATCCGTCCGGATCTCTGCGTGGAACCAAGGGACCTGATCGCAGCAGGGGATGTGCGCCCCCTGGAGTTCCGCTTTCAAGACGGCTGGGTGGAACACAGCCGCGAGGGACTACCCGATCGCGACGTTTCCCCCCTTTCTTCCGAACAGCGGGAAAGCTGGCGTGCTCGAAACCTGCGTCGCGCCATACGCCTAGCCGACAGCAGCAGCATTGGCCAGCAGGTGCTGCTGAGAGCGCAGCAGAAATTGAATCAACTCCAGGAGCGTCAGCCACAGTCGGCTGGCCTTGTCATCGCCCGCGACATCAATCACGCCGAGGCCATCAGCCGGGTGTTGATTGAAGACGGCAACCGGGTGGAGCTGATTCATTCCCAGAGCCCCCAAGCGACGGAACGCTTGAACGCCTTCCAAAGCGGTAGTGCCGATTGGCTTGTGAGCATTGACATGTGCGCGGAGGGCTTTGATGCACCACGCCTAAGGGTGGTTGCCTATCTGACCACCGTTGTGACCCGCAGCCGTTTTGTGCAGGGCATCACCCGGGCCGTGCGGATGACACCAGAACTGGCCGCCTGCGAAGCCATTCCCCGAGAAGCCTCCTTCGTCTTCGCTCCGGCAGACCCACTGCTCATGGACTACGCACGGTCATGGTCGGTGGCAGAGCCTTACGTGCTGCGCCCTCAGGGCCAGGACTCCCAGGATGACTTGCAGGGTGTTGGGCCATGGCGCGGCCCCAGCCTTCCCCTCGAAGCGGTTGAAGATGGAGCCGGTGCGGTGATCCGCCTGAAAACACCCGAATTGCCCACTTTTTTGCAGCGCTGA